One region of Drosophila subobscura isolate 14011-0131.10 chromosome J, UCBerk_Dsub_1.0, whole genome shotgun sequence genomic DNA includes:
- the LOC117892973 gene encoding unc-112-related protein produces the protein MIHVGENTWNLRILITDLQVEKTIRVKGDQHIGGVMLQLVDPEMPKDWSDHALWWPAKNVWLTRTRSTLDQAGVQSDSFLHFTPMHKTLRVQLPDLRYLDYRVNFSAKTFGAVVNLCKDLDIRYPEELSLCKPVEQEHLKKNFSKLPQKKIPVAEANGVSYLQPAADTNSFVPIAAAYNGSNGSLDRSHNGNLLCAPASPYATTPRRAATAPGTPISSPTGTWKHSSNGYTSYDSNSSFGDFQENLAVSPRSPSPDVRARLVRPKTLVEKARLNVGWLDSSLSIMEQGVREYDTLCLRFKYFTFFDLNPKYDQVRINQLYEQAKWSILNEELDCTEEETLMFAALQFQVNHQTELHPPGIDSGIETSSQENGGEDDIDSALNELQITLEGPSNGKDQGNITRIPELSDYLRFLKPQRFTLKGYKRYFFTYRDLHLHLYKSQEDSRRGAPSISINLRGCEVTPDVHLAQGKFAIRLEVPPEGRSGPNSEVWVRCENEEQYAKWMAACRLAAKGRSLADSSYDSEVSSIRSLLQMQKPAQGAPLTINPRTVEPMDYLSPKMLRKLSSKAVQRILEAHANVKKLPLMDSKLKYIQAWQSLPDFGVTLFIIKFDGHKKEELLGVAHNRIMRMDLNSGDHIKTWRYNTMKAWNVNWGIKCMMIQFHDESVVFSCQSADCKVVHEFIGGYIFMSMRSKENNQTLNEEMFHKLTGGWS, from the coding sequence ATGATTCATGTCGGCGAGAACACCTGGAACCTGCGGATCCTCATCACAGATCTGCAGGTGGAGAAGACGATTCGGGTGAAGGGCGATCAGCACATTGGCGGCGTCATGCTCCAGCTGGTTGATCCGGAAATGCCCAAGGACTGGTCGGACCATGCGCTGTGGTGGCCCGCCAAGAACGTGTGGCTGACCAGGACACGCTCCACACTGGACCAGGCAGGGGTGCAGTCGGACTCGTTCCTCCACTTTACGCCCATGCACAAGACACTGCGCGTGCAGCTGCCCGATCTGAGGTATCTCGACTACCGCGTCAACTTCTCGGCCAAGACCTTCGGGGCCGTGGTCAACCTATGCAAGGACCTGGACATACGCTACCCAGAGGAGCTGTCGCTCTGCAAGCccgtggagcaggagcacctGAAGAAGAACTTCTCGAAGCTGCCACAGAAGAAAATCCCCGTGGCGGAGGCCAATGGCGTCTCCTATCTGCAGCCAGCGGCGGACACCAACTCCTTTGTGCCCATTGCTGCAGCGTACAACGGAAGCAACGGCAGCCTGGACAGGTCGCACAACGGCAATCTGCTGTGTGCCCCAGCCTCGCCATATGCCACGACACCAAGGCGCGCTGCCACGGCACCGGGAACACCGATCAGCTCGCCCACGGGGACCTGGAAGCACAGCTCCAATGGATACACCAGCTACGATTCGAACTCCAGCTTCGGTGACTTCCAGGAGAACCTGGCCGTCTCCCCCCGTTCCCCCAGTCCGGATGTGCGGGCCCGTCTGGTGCGGCCGAAGACGCTGGTGGAGAAGGCACGCCTGAATGTGGGCTGGCTGGACTCTTCGCTGTCCATCATGGAGCAGGGCGTGCGCGAGTATGACACACTCTGTCTGCGCTTCAAGTACTTTACGTTCTTCGATCTGAACCCCAAGTACGACCAGGTGCGCATCAATCAGCTGTACGAGCAGGCCAAGTGGTCCATTCTCAACGAGGAACTGGATTGCACCGAGGAGGAGACACTCATGTTTGCCGCCCTTCAGTTCCAAGTGAACCACCAGACGGAGCTGCATCCACCGGGCATTGATTCGGGCATAGAGACGTCCAGCCAGGAGAATGGCGGCGAGGATGACATTGATTCGGCGCTGAATGAGCTGCAAATTACACTCGAGGGACCCAGCAATGGCAAGGATCAGGGCAACATCACCAGGATACCCGAGCTGTCCGACTATCTGAGATTCCTCAAGCCACAGAGGTTCACCCTCAAGGGCTACAAGCGCTACTTCTTCACCTACAGGGATCTGCACTTGCATCTGTACAAGTCGCAGGAGGATTCGCGTCGCGGTGCTCCCTCCATCAGCATCAATCTGCGGGGCTGCGAAGTCACCCCCGACGTCCATTTGGCCCAGGGCAAGTTCGCCATTCGTCTGGAGGTGCCGCCAGAGGGTCGCAGCGGTCCCAATAGCGAGGTCTGGGTGCGCTGCGAGAACGAGGAGCAGTACGCCAAGTGgatggctgcctgccgcctggccGCCAAGGGCCGTTCCCTGGCCGACAGTTCATACGACAGCGAGGTGAGCAGCATtcgctcgctgctgcagatgcagaaGCCCGCCCAGGGCGCTCCGCTGACCATCAATCCGCGCACCGTCGAACCCATGGACTACCTGTCGCCGAAGATGCTGCGCAAGCTGTCCAGCAAGGCGGTGCAGCGGATACTGGAGGCGCATGCCAATGTGAAGAAGTTGCCGCTGATGGACTCCAAGCTGAAGTACATACAAGCCTGGCAGTCCCTGCCCGACTTTGGCGTCACCCTGTTCATCATTAAGTTTGATGGCCacaagaaggaggagctgctgggcgTGGCACACAATCGCATAATGCGCATGGACCTCAATTCGGGCGATCACATCAAGACCTGGCGCTACAACACAATGAAGGCCTGGAACGTAAACTGGGGCATCAAGTGCATGATGATTCAGTTCCACGACGAGAGCGTGGTCTTCTCTTGCCAGTCGGCCGACTGCAAGGTGGTGCACGAATTCATTGGCGGCTACATCTTCATGTCGATGCGCTCCAAGGAGAACAACCAGACACTCAACGAGGAGATGTTCCACAAGCTAACGGGCGGATGGTCGTAA
- the LOC117892988 gene encoding probable prefoldin subunit 2 codes for MSTESTKPAPSQEAIVAQFQQLRNDQRNLANNLNTLEMDLREHKTVIETLKLADPDRKCFRLIGGVLCERTVKEVLPQLVENQDFIAQTITLITEDLSKKGTELNKFKEEHNIKIRGEHLGAEGGKDAETSGSKSENRNVLVSN; via the exons ATGAGCACCGAATCAACGAAACCTGCGCCCAGCCAGGAGGCAATTGTGGCCCAGTTTCAACAGCTGCGGAACGACCAGCGAAATTTGGCCAACAATCTAAATACCCTGGAAATGGACTTACGGGAGCACAA AACTGTGATAGAAACATTGAAACTGGCTGATCCGGATCGCAAGTGTTTTCGTCTGATTGGCGGCGTCCTTTGTGAGCGGACCGTGAAGGAGGTGCTGCCGCAGCTGGTGGAGAACCAGGACTTCATTGCCCAGACCATTACCTTAATCACTGAGGATCTGAGCAAAAAGGGCACGGAGCTAAACAAGTTcaaggaggagcacaacaTCAAAATTCGTGGCGAGCACCTGGGCGCCGAGGGCGGCAAGGATGCGGAgaccagcggcagcaagtCTGAGAACCGCAACGTTCTCGTCTCCAACTAG
- the LOC117892975 gene encoding molybdenum cofactor biosynthesis protein 1 isoform X1 gives MRLLVKYANRLLCQTAAPVPLRQKASAAATGSLKLATSAQTEPERANKQDSPLTDTFGRHHTYLRISLTERCNLRCDYCMPADGVPLQPKDKLLTTEEILRLARIFVEQGVRKIRLTGGEPTIRRDIVDLVAEMKALPQLEHVGITTNGLVLTRLLLPLQRAGLDSLNISLDTLQKDRFEKITRRKGWERVIAGIDLAVQLGYRPKVNCVLMRNFNEDEVCDFVEFTRDRPVDVRFIEYMPFSGNKWHTDRLISFKETVELIRQRWPEFEALPNGPNDTSKAFAVPGFKGQVGFITSMTEHFCGSCNRLRLTADGNIKVCLFGNKEFSLRDAMRSNVSEEDLVDLIGAAVRRKKRQHAVLTFSAFSPRHAEPLADGKSPNDTDRRLADTSRPSTIASAALFHHHLHSHRSQLLQAARHCSSLSHVNAQGKAQMVDVGEKPTSMRLARAEATVLVGERLTQLIAANELAKGDVLSVAQLAGIIGAKRTSELIPLCHNISLSSVKVQAQLLANEQCVRLEASVRCTGQTGVEMEALTAVSIAALTVYDMCKAVSHDICITNIRLLSKSGGKRDYQRREQS, from the exons ATGCGTCTGCTGGTGAAATACGCGAATAGGCTGCTCTGCCAGACTGCAGCACCGGTTCCGCTCCGCCAGAAGGCTTCGGCAGCGGCAACCGGTTCCCTAAAATTGGCAACAAGTGCGcaaacagagccagagagagccAACAAACAG GACTCACCGCTGACAGACACGTTTGGGCGACACCACACCTATTTGCGAATTTCACTCACGGAACGCTGCAATCTGCGCT GTGACTACTGCATGCCCGCGGATGGAGTGCCCCTGCAGCCCAAGGACAAGCTGCTGACCACCGAGGAAATACTTCGTCTGGCCCGCATCTTTGTGGAGCAGGGAGTGCGCAAGATACGTCTCACGGGCGGCGAGCCCACTATCCGGCGTGACATTGTTGATTTGGTGGCAGAGATGAAGGCCTTGCCGCAGCTGGAGCATGTGGGCATCACCACAAACGGCCTGGTGCTGACACgcctgctactgccactgcaaaGGGCAGGCCTGGACTCGCTCAACATAAGCCTGGACACACTGCAGAAGGATCGCTTCGAGAAGATTACGCGGAGGAAGGGCTGGGAGCGGGTCATTGCCGGCATCGATCTGGCCGTGCAGCTGGGCTACCGCCCGAAGGTCAACTGTGTGCTGATGCGCAACTTCAACGAGGACGAAGTCTGCGACTTTGTGGAGTTCACCAGAGATCGGCCCGTGGACGTTAGGTTCATCGAGTACATGCCCTTCTCCGGCAACAAATGGCACACAGACAGGCTGATCTCGTTCAAGGAGACGGTGGAGCTGATTCGCCAACGATGGCCGGAGTTTGAGGCCCTGCCGAATGGGCCAAACGACACATCAAAGGCATTTGCAGTGCCGGGCTTCAAGGGACAGGTGGGCTTCATCACCTCCATGACAGAGCATTTCTGTGGCTCCTGCAATCGGCTGAGGCTCACCGCAGATGGCAACATCAAGGTGTGTCTGTTCGGCAACAAGGAGTTCTCGCTGCGGGATGCCATGCGAAGCAACGTGTCCGAGGAGGATCTGGTGGATCTAATCGGAGCCGCTGTGCGGCGCAAGAAACGACAGCATGCAG TACTCACATTTTCAGCATTCTCCCCCAGGCATGCTGAACCTCTCGCAGATGGAAAATCGCCCAATGATACTGATAGGCGGCTAGCAGACACCAGTCGCCCATCTACCATTGCAAGTGCTGCACTGTTCCACCATCATCTTCATTCTCATCGTTCACAGCTGCTCCAGGCAGCccgccactgcagcagcctcagccacGTCAATGCCCAGGGCAAGGCCCAAATGGTGGATGTCGGCGAGAAGCCAACCAGCATGCGACTGGCCCGAGCAGAAGCCACCGTTCTGGTGGGGGAGCGGCTCACGCAGCTCATTGCAGCCAACGAGCTGGCTAAGGGCGATGTCCTGAGCGTGGCTCAACTGGCGGGAATAATTGGAGCCAAACGCACATCAGAGCTGATTCCTCTGTGCCACAACATATCGCTGTCCTCGGTTAAGGTGCAGGCCCAGCTCTTGGCCAACGAGCAGTGTGTGCGGCTGGAGGCTTCTGTGCGCTGCACCGGCCAGACGGGCGTCGAAATGGAGGCCCTAACAGCCGTCTCCATTGCGGCCCTCACTGTCTATGACATGTGCAAGGCCGTGTCCCACGACATCTGCATCACGAATATCCGTCTGCTGAGCAAGTCCGGCGGCAAGCGAGACTACCAGCGCCGGGAGCAGTCCTGA
- the LOC117892975 gene encoding molybdenum cofactor biosynthesis protein 1 isoform X2, producing the protein MRLLVKYANRLLCQTAAPVPLRQKASAAATGSLKLATSAQTEPERANKQDSPLTDTFGRHHTYLRISLTERCNLRCDYCMPADGVPLQPKDKLLTTEEILRLARIFVEQGVRKIRLTGGEPTIRRDIVDLVAEMKALPQLEHVGITTNGLVLTRLLLPLQRAGLDSLNISLDTLQKDRFEKITRRKGWERVIAGIDLAVQLGYRPKVNCVLMRNFNEDEVCDFVEFTRDRPVDVRFIEYMPFSGNKWHTDRLISFKETVELIRQRWPEFEALPNGPNDTSKAFAVPGFKGQVGFITSMTEHFCGSCNRLRLTADGNIKVCLFGNKEFSLRDAMRSNVSEEDLVDLIGAAVRRKKRQHAAFSPRHAEPLADGKSPNDTDRRLADTSRPSTIASAALFHHHLHSHRSQLLQAARHCSSLSHVNAQGKAQMVDVGEKPTSMRLARAEATVLVGERLTQLIAANELAKGDVLSVAQLAGIIGAKRTSELIPLCHNISLSSVKVQAQLLANEQCVRLEASVRCTGQTGVEMEALTAVSIAALTVYDMCKAVSHDICITNIRLLSKSGGKRDYQRREQS; encoded by the exons ATGCGTCTGCTGGTGAAATACGCGAATAGGCTGCTCTGCCAGACTGCAGCACCGGTTCCGCTCCGCCAGAAGGCTTCGGCAGCGGCAACCGGTTCCCTAAAATTGGCAACAAGTGCGcaaacagagccagagagagccAACAAACAG GACTCACCGCTGACAGACACGTTTGGGCGACACCACACCTATTTGCGAATTTCACTCACGGAACGCTGCAATCTGCGCT GTGACTACTGCATGCCCGCGGATGGAGTGCCCCTGCAGCCCAAGGACAAGCTGCTGACCACCGAGGAAATACTTCGTCTGGCCCGCATCTTTGTGGAGCAGGGAGTGCGCAAGATACGTCTCACGGGCGGCGAGCCCACTATCCGGCGTGACATTGTTGATTTGGTGGCAGAGATGAAGGCCTTGCCGCAGCTGGAGCATGTGGGCATCACCACAAACGGCCTGGTGCTGACACgcctgctactgccactgcaaaGGGCAGGCCTGGACTCGCTCAACATAAGCCTGGACACACTGCAGAAGGATCGCTTCGAGAAGATTACGCGGAGGAAGGGCTGGGAGCGGGTCATTGCCGGCATCGATCTGGCCGTGCAGCTGGGCTACCGCCCGAAGGTCAACTGTGTGCTGATGCGCAACTTCAACGAGGACGAAGTCTGCGACTTTGTGGAGTTCACCAGAGATCGGCCCGTGGACGTTAGGTTCATCGAGTACATGCCCTTCTCCGGCAACAAATGGCACACAGACAGGCTGATCTCGTTCAAGGAGACGGTGGAGCTGATTCGCCAACGATGGCCGGAGTTTGAGGCCCTGCCGAATGGGCCAAACGACACATCAAAGGCATTTGCAGTGCCGGGCTTCAAGGGACAGGTGGGCTTCATCACCTCCATGACAGAGCATTTCTGTGGCTCCTGCAATCGGCTGAGGCTCACCGCAGATGGCAACATCAAGGTGTGTCTGTTCGGCAACAAGGAGTTCTCGCTGCGGGATGCCATGCGAAGCAACGTGTCCGAGGAGGATCTGGTGGATCTAATCGGAGCCGCTGTGCGGCGCAAGAAACGACAGCATGCAG CATTCTCCCCCAGGCATGCTGAACCTCTCGCAGATGGAAAATCGCCCAATGATACTGATAGGCGGCTAGCAGACACCAGTCGCCCATCTACCATTGCAAGTGCTGCACTGTTCCACCATCATCTTCATTCTCATCGTTCACAGCTGCTCCAGGCAGCccgccactgcagcagcctcagccacGTCAATGCCCAGGGCAAGGCCCAAATGGTGGATGTCGGCGAGAAGCCAACCAGCATGCGACTGGCCCGAGCAGAAGCCACCGTTCTGGTGGGGGAGCGGCTCACGCAGCTCATTGCAGCCAACGAGCTGGCTAAGGGCGATGTCCTGAGCGTGGCTCAACTGGCGGGAATAATTGGAGCCAAACGCACATCAGAGCTGATTCCTCTGTGCCACAACATATCGCTGTCCTCGGTTAAGGTGCAGGCCCAGCTCTTGGCCAACGAGCAGTGTGTGCGGCTGGAGGCTTCTGTGCGCTGCACCGGCCAGACGGGCGTCGAAATGGAGGCCCTAACAGCCGTCTCCATTGCGGCCCTCACTGTCTATGACATGTGCAAGGCCGTGTCCCACGACATCTGCATCACGAATATCCGTCTGCTGAGCAAGTCCGGCGGCAAGCGAGACTACCAGCGCCGGGAGCAGTCCTGA
- the LOC117892975 gene encoding molybdenum cofactor biosynthesis protein 1 isoform X3, with amino-acid sequence MRLLVKYANRLLCQTAAPVPLRQKASAAATGSLKLATSAQTEPERANKQDSPLTDTFGRHHTYLRISLTERCNLRCDYCMPADGVPLQPKDKLLTTEEILRLARIFVEQGVRKIRLTGGEPTIRRDIVDLVAEMKALPQLEHVGITTNGLVLTRLLLPLQRAGLDSLNISLDTLQKDRFEKITRRKGWERVIAGIDLAVQLGYRPKVNCVLMRNFNEDEVCDFVEFTRDRPVDVRFIEYMPFSGNKWHTDRLISFKETVELIRQRWPEFEALPNGPNDTSKAFAVPGFKGQVGFITSMTEHFCGSCNRLRLTADGNIKVCLFGNKEFSLRDAMRSNVSEEDLVDLIGAAVRRKKRQHAGMLNLSQMENRPMILIGG; translated from the exons ATGCGTCTGCTGGTGAAATACGCGAATAGGCTGCTCTGCCAGACTGCAGCACCGGTTCCGCTCCGCCAGAAGGCTTCGGCAGCGGCAACCGGTTCCCTAAAATTGGCAACAAGTGCGcaaacagagccagagagagccAACAAACAG GACTCACCGCTGACAGACACGTTTGGGCGACACCACACCTATTTGCGAATTTCACTCACGGAACGCTGCAATCTGCGCT GTGACTACTGCATGCCCGCGGATGGAGTGCCCCTGCAGCCCAAGGACAAGCTGCTGACCACCGAGGAAATACTTCGTCTGGCCCGCATCTTTGTGGAGCAGGGAGTGCGCAAGATACGTCTCACGGGCGGCGAGCCCACTATCCGGCGTGACATTGTTGATTTGGTGGCAGAGATGAAGGCCTTGCCGCAGCTGGAGCATGTGGGCATCACCACAAACGGCCTGGTGCTGACACgcctgctactgccactgcaaaGGGCAGGCCTGGACTCGCTCAACATAAGCCTGGACACACTGCAGAAGGATCGCTTCGAGAAGATTACGCGGAGGAAGGGCTGGGAGCGGGTCATTGCCGGCATCGATCTGGCCGTGCAGCTGGGCTACCGCCCGAAGGTCAACTGTGTGCTGATGCGCAACTTCAACGAGGACGAAGTCTGCGACTTTGTGGAGTTCACCAGAGATCGGCCCGTGGACGTTAGGTTCATCGAGTACATGCCCTTCTCCGGCAACAAATGGCACACAGACAGGCTGATCTCGTTCAAGGAGACGGTGGAGCTGATTCGCCAACGATGGCCGGAGTTTGAGGCCCTGCCGAATGGGCCAAACGACACATCAAAGGCATTTGCAGTGCCGGGCTTCAAGGGACAGGTGGGCTTCATCACCTCCATGACAGAGCATTTCTGTGGCTCCTGCAATCGGCTGAGGCTCACCGCAGATGGCAACATCAAGGTGTGTCTGTTCGGCAACAAGGAGTTCTCGCTGCGGGATGCCATGCGAAGCAACGTGTCCGAGGAGGATCTGGTGGATCTAATCGGAGCCGCTGTGCGGCGCAAGAAACGACAGCATGCAG GCATGCTGAACCTCTCGCAGATGGAAAATCGCCCAATGATACTGATAGGCGGCTAG
- the LOC117892984 gene encoding peroxisome biogenesis factor 10: protein MDFRNARARQPEIVRSVQKDARYTNELAEDFSDVLRLTGPRNWIKFNQMCKLLAELSYHGFASVNNLQTLGEEYTGIIQVDGNYKQIPSRLMQLLAIVLEFGGDALFLRLMQKLDLYIASHEEIRPEAKLQLKKLIHRLKQSPGYVKALHKSLFYLNSSKYQLSKRTTGINYVLIRHWLQPEFSLYGYKILGVITFLQVTVSLAISSWDAWREHKRQQLESLKQTGKRFLQRATSVKSQTDGDAPQCILCLEPRTNCSLTPCGHIFCWSCILEWLEERDECPLCRESLKKSQVIQLQNYA from the exons ATGGACTTTCGAAATGCCCGTGCCAGGCAGCCGGAAATCGTGCGATCCGTGCAAAAGGATGCTCGATATACGAACGAGCTGGCCGAGGACTTCTCGGATGTGCTGCGCCTCACCGGCCCACGGAATTGGattaaattcaatcaaatgtgCAAACTGCTGGCGGAGCTCAGCTATCATGGATTCGCCTCGGTGAACAACCTTCAAACGCTGGGCGAGGAGTACACGGGCATCATACAGGTGGACGGCAACTACAAGCAGATACCCAGTCGACTG ATGCAACTACTTGCCATTGTGCTAGAGTTTGGTGGGGATGCCCTGTTCCTGCGATTAATGCAAAAACTGGACCTGTACATAGCCAGTCACGAGGAGATACGACCCGAggccaagctgcagctgaagaagCTCATCCATCGCCTGAAGCAGTCACCCGGCTATGTGAAGGCCCTGCACAAATCGCTCTTTTACCTGAACTCCAGCAAGTACCAGCTGTCCAAGCGCACCACTGGCATCAACTACGTGCTCATCCGTCACTGGCTGCAGCCAGAGTTCTCGCTTTATGGCTACAAGATCCTCGGCGTCATTACATTTCTGCAGGTGACCGTCTCCCTGGCCATCAGCAGCTGGGATGCCTGGCGGGAgcacaagcggcagcagctcgagTCGCTCAAACAGACAGGCAAACGATTCCTGCAGCGTGCAACGAGTGTCAAGAGTCAAACGGATGGCGATGCGCCGCAGTGCATACTCTGCCTGGAGCCGCGCACCAACTGCAGCCTGACGCCCTGCGGCCACATcttctgctggagctgcatcCTGGAGTGGCTGGAGGAGCGCGACGAGTGCCCGCTGTGCCGCGAGTCCCTGAAGAAGTCGCAAGTGATACAACTACAGAATTACGCCTAG